The following are encoded in a window of uncultured Sphaerochaeta sp. genomic DNA:
- a CDS encoding HipA domain-containing protein produces MANTIEVYADWVGLNGPVLIGSLQMQSPRQREVFSFTYDSNWLHSYAPIYQIDPDIQPFRGYQYQQPDKTGFGFFLDSCPDRWGRMLMQRREALLAKEEKRAMQKLQEREYLLGVDDASRMGAIRYKLPESSSFLAEHTALATPPWTELRMLEHHTSLFEQNEETEGSWIHHLILPGSSLGGARPKATVVDEKGNLWIAKFPSRHDTLNSGAWEMVIHDLAVKCGIDMPQARLETFSAGGDTFLSKRFDRSDSHERIHFASAMTLTGKTDGQEASYLDLVECIIQMGAQPDTDLKQLFKRILFTIAVSNTDDHLRNHGFLLTPQGWKLSPAFDINPNPNGKALCLAIDEADHSLDFRVALAGAPFFKLSLKEATHMLDEILTYVSSWRAVAKSYGLNSSACAQAEGAFNLKT; encoded by the coding sequence ATGGCAAACACGATTGAAGTCTATGCCGATTGGGTAGGTCTGAACGGACCTGTCCTCATAGGCTCTTTACAGATGCAATCCCCACGACAGAGAGAAGTATTCTCATTCACGTATGACAGCAACTGGCTGCATAGCTATGCACCCATATACCAAATCGATCCAGACATCCAGCCTTTCAGAGGATACCAATATCAGCAACCCGATAAAACAGGATTTGGCTTTTTCCTAGATTCTTGTCCTGATCGTTGGGGACGCATGCTCATGCAAAGAAGAGAGGCCTTATTGGCAAAAGAAGAAAAGAGAGCAATGCAGAAGCTTCAGGAAAGAGAGTATCTTCTTGGGGTTGATGATGCTTCTCGTATGGGAGCGATTCGCTACAAGCTTCCAGAGAGCTCGTCCTTTCTTGCCGAGCATACAGCATTAGCCACCCCGCCATGGACTGAGTTGCGTATGCTGGAACACCACACATCCTTGTTTGAGCAAAATGAAGAGACTGAAGGATCGTGGATACACCATCTGATACTACCAGGTTCTTCATTGGGAGGCGCACGCCCCAAAGCAACAGTAGTGGATGAGAAAGGAAATCTCTGGATAGCCAAATTCCCATCCCGGCATGATACGCTCAATAGCGGAGCTTGGGAAATGGTCATACATGACCTTGCCGTGAAATGTGGTATTGATATGCCACAGGCAAGACTTGAAACATTTTCTGCTGGAGGGGATACCTTTCTCTCAAAACGCTTTGATCGTTCAGACAGTCATGAGCGTATTCATTTTGCTTCTGCAATGACATTGACAGGCAAAACAGATGGACAAGAGGCTAGCTATCTGGATCTGGTGGAATGCATCATTCAGATGGGTGCACAACCAGATACTGATTTGAAACAGCTTTTTAAAAGAATTCTCTTCACCATCGCTGTCTCCAATACCGACGACCATCTGAGGAACCACGGATTCTTGCTGACACCTCAAGGATGGAAGCTCTCTCCTGCCTTCGACATCAACCCAAACCCGAACGGAAAGGCATTGTGCCTGGCAATTGATGAGGCAGACCACTCACTCGATTTTCGTGTCGCACTTGCAGGAGCCCCTTTCTTTAAACTCTCTTTAAAAGAAGCAACACATATGCTCGATGAGATACTCACCTATGTAAGCAGTTGGAGAGCTGTAGCAAAATCCTATGGCCTGAATAGTAGTGCCTGTGCCCAAGCAGAGGGAGCATTCAACCTCAAAACATGA
- a CDS encoding ABC transporter substrate-binding protein, with protein sequence MKKHVLVFFLILLILPMQIFANGTKESSSTVLTIWDRNAEMEGVVSLFNAEMEKTNSPIRAKFELIPYEQQVSKFISALTAGTAPDIYSLDLVQFPYFISIGAFADIEELYQSMPYKKYLPQGMLPIGAMDGRQYALPYEIDLSVILYNKDMFREVGLDPENPPEKWDEFIKAAKLLTKDKDKDGTIDQWGTALVGNDAGSYMFWFMPFVWGNNGDMFTNKGEVVFDSPEVKETLQMWYDLIHTYKVAPPSSAQWSGGDRYNAFVAEQLAMCLGGNFNITALKQDAPDLDFGVAFIPSNRGTPATFGGGNMIGITKQSKNYDAAKQFIEFAYSEKVLLTNYAPKMALLPRSDLYDNEYYQEIPQMMDFARILENAKTPFSYKYNQIYDAVLYHLQGALLGKIPVNMAVSDCAVEIQKVLK encoded by the coding sequence ATGAAAAAACACGTTTTAGTCTTTTTTCTGATTCTCTTAATCCTTCCCATGCAAATTTTTGCGAATGGAACGAAAGAGAGTTCAAGCACGGTCCTCACGATTTGGGACAGAAATGCTGAAATGGAAGGAGTCGTATCACTCTTCAATGCGGAAATGGAGAAAACCAACTCCCCCATTCGAGCCAAATTTGAATTGATCCCCTATGAGCAGCAAGTCTCCAAATTCATCTCGGCCCTTACCGCCGGAACTGCACCAGACATCTATAGCCTGGACTTGGTACAATTCCCCTATTTCATCTCGATCGGGGCCTTCGCTGACATAGAGGAACTCTATCAATCCATGCCCTACAAGAAGTATCTTCCCCAAGGCATGCTTCCTATCGGGGCAATGGACGGGAGGCAGTATGCACTTCCCTACGAGATCGACCTATCGGTCATCCTCTACAACAAGGACATGTTCAGGGAAGTAGGCCTCGACCCAGAGAACCCACCCGAGAAGTGGGATGAGTTCATCAAGGCAGCAAAACTCCTCACCAAGGATAAGGACAAGGATGGAACCATCGACCAGTGGGGAACCGCCTTGGTAGGCAATGATGCAGGTTCCTACATGTTCTGGTTTATGCCTTTTGTGTGGGGAAACAACGGCGATATGTTCACCAACAAGGGAGAAGTGGTATTTGACTCTCCCGAGGTCAAGGAAACCCTGCAGATGTGGTATGACTTGATCCACACCTATAAAGTAGCCCCTCCCTCCTCCGCACAGTGGTCCGGTGGAGACCGATACAACGCATTTGTAGCAGAACAGCTTGCAATGTGCCTGGGTGGCAACTTCAACATCACTGCATTGAAACAGGACGCACCCGACCTCGATTTCGGCGTAGCATTCATTCCATCCAATAGAGGAACTCCTGCCACCTTTGGTGGAGGGAATATGATCGGCATAACCAAGCAAAGCAAGAACTATGATGCAGCCAAGCAGTTCATAGAGTTCGCCTACAGTGAAAAGGTATTGCTTACCAACTATGCCCCGAAGATGGCTCTTCTGCCTCGCTCTGACTTGTACGACAACGAATACTACCAAGAGATTCCACAGATGATGGATTTCGCACGGATCCTTGAGAATGCAAAGACCCCATTCTCCTATAAATACAACCAGATTTACGATGCTGTACTGTACCACCTCCAGGGAGCACTCCTTGGAAAGATACCCGTAAACATGGCAGTCTCCGATTGTGCTGTAGAGATCCAGAAAGTTCTGAAATGA
- a CDS encoding helix-turn-helix transcriptional regulator, whose protein sequence is MGQKTITLLPSAQRKLTQMGVQIKLARLRRELPVTLVAERAGISRATLWAIEKGSPSVSMGAYVQVLLAIGLVDDLLLIAKDDVLGRTLQDMKLPVGKRATKRKTHGKHD, encoded by the coding sequence ATGGGACAGAAAACGATCACGCTGTTACCCTCAGCACAGCGAAAACTCACTCAGATGGGTGTACAGATAAAACTAGCCAGACTACGTAGAGAACTCCCTGTAACCCTGGTTGCAGAGAGGGCGGGGATCAGCCGGGCAACACTCTGGGCAATCGAGAAGGGCTCACCTTCCGTCTCGATGGGAGCATATGTACAAGTACTCCTTGCCATCGGTCTTGTTGATGATTTGCTTCTCATTGCCAAGGATGATGTACTGGGGAGAACACTTCAGGATATGAAGCTTCCCGTAGGCAAGCGCGCAACCAAGAGGAAAACTCATGGCAAACACGATTGA
- a CDS encoding AraC family transcriptional regulator: MGSSDYSFGLISEIQAQNAGVFMSRGVGSHPRRIITTYELIYVKHGILDIREGSVDYTIREGESLLLCPGILHEGIKPYPEDLQYYWIHFSTQKTGISYGCNEKIRIRKHANIARTVRMEQLFRWFINDQETGVLDPFVANLMIYQMLNELELSSEEKDVKISPLAIQTYRLIKTRFADSALSTQALSETLHCNSDYLGRIFHQSYGMTISSCIHKTRVHYAQTLLLKNTMNVNDIALASGFSDPGYFRTVFKRMVGVNPSEYRSAYEKLHINTE, from the coding sequence ATGGGTAGTTCGGATTATTCGTTTGGTCTCATTTCTGAAATCCAGGCTCAGAATGCCGGTGTTTTCATGAGTCGGGGAGTTGGCTCTCACCCGAGGAGAATTATCACCACCTATGAGCTCATCTATGTGAAGCATGGTATTCTCGATATTCGGGAAGGTAGCGTGGACTATACAATCCGGGAGGGAGAGTCCTTGCTCCTTTGCCCTGGGATCCTGCATGAGGGGATAAAGCCCTATCCCGAGGATTTACAGTATTACTGGATACATTTCAGTACCCAGAAGACAGGTATCTCCTATGGATGTAACGAGAAGATTCGTATCAGGAAACATGCAAACATTGCAAGGACAGTCAGGATGGAACAGCTCTTCCGTTGGTTCATCAATGACCAGGAGACAGGGGTCTTGGACCCCTTTGTCGCGAACTTGATGATTTATCAGATGCTCAATGAGCTGGAGCTCTCCTCTGAAGAGAAGGATGTGAAGATCTCCCCCTTGGCAATCCAGACCTACCGATTGATCAAGACCCGTTTCGCCGACAGTGCACTTTCTACGCAAGCCTTATCCGAAACTTTACATTGTAATTCCGACTATTTGGGGAGAATCTTCCACCAATCCTACGGCATGACCATTTCCTCTTGCATCCATAAGACACGGGTTCACTATGCGCAAACCCTGTTGCTGAAGAATACCATGAACGTAAACGACATTGCCCTTGCCTCTGGATTCTCCGACCCTGGTTATTTCAGGACTGTCTTCAAACGCATGGTGGGTGTGAATCCCAGTGAGTACCGTTCCGCATATGAGAAGCTGCATATTAATACTGAGTAG
- a CDS encoding beta-L-arabinofuranosidase domain-containing protein, with protein MKHEHYEEFKTLACNQIEARGWLHHRLETLASGLSGHLDEIWEDVGPESAWLGGDGESWERGPYFLDGLVPLAYLTGDTRLKLKVEIWIHSVLASSSDNGYFGPSSNTDIWPRLVMMKALVSYAAIHKDDEHGAAVRALLEHFASYMQDQLTKKPLEMWSFARAMEACPSLFSLYDKTKDQALLKLAADLADHSLDWYTFFHDFPIKKPIWEYMPWQEYIDSMDEASQDEYQPTLLERDRSEELFQLYHTSHGVNIAMAFKYLAYRYKLMGDTKYLETLRNGKKKLMEYHGQGNGMYGCDEHLSGREPSQGTELCTVVELLYSLEQIMQITKDLSWSDWFEQVAYNALLTTISADGCSHQYNQQVNQISITVAKRQWYSNHDDSNIFGLEPNFGCCTANMHQGWPKFVQNLWMKDGQGYVCISYAPIQLHDQEVTVTVTGEYPFSDTVTIHIHSERQTAFPITLTVPSWATSMDITMDGRPMHASTKNHQIQLTETWADQTLEIHFGADIRIEETAQGIFVYRGPLLYALPIEAEESILVERGRFSDKEFRPTQAWNYGLLLSKRDEWTFTYQEMTIENRGVSHIPTIKAKGALIRNWGIEHNSAGKVPTGNVQHDDESTEDLILIPYGLTTLRIAAFPALY; from the coding sequence ATGAAACATGAGCATTATGAGGAATTCAAGACACTAGCCTGTAATCAGATTGAAGCACGAGGATGGTTGCATCATCGCTTGGAAACACTGGCAAGTGGACTAAGCGGACATCTTGATGAGATCTGGGAAGATGTAGGCCCCGAGAGTGCATGGCTTGGTGGGGATGGAGAGAGCTGGGAACGTGGTCCCTACTTTCTCGATGGACTAGTCCCACTTGCATACCTCACTGGTGATACGCGACTGAAACTGAAGGTTGAAATCTGGATACACAGTGTACTGGCTTCCTCCTCTGACAACGGTTACTTTGGTCCCTCAAGCAATACCGATATATGGCCCCGCCTTGTCATGATGAAAGCATTGGTGAGTTATGCTGCCATACACAAGGACGATGAGCATGGTGCTGCTGTACGTGCACTTCTTGAGCATTTTGCAAGCTATATGCAGGACCAACTGACGAAGAAACCACTAGAGATGTGGTCCTTTGCACGCGCAATGGAAGCATGCCCTTCCCTTTTCTCTCTGTATGACAAAACGAAAGATCAAGCATTGCTGAAACTTGCTGCAGATCTCGCTGACCATTCACTCGATTGGTACACGTTCTTTCATGACTTCCCGATCAAGAAACCCATATGGGAGTACATGCCATGGCAAGAGTATATCGATTCCATGGATGAAGCATCCCAGGATGAATACCAGCCAACACTGCTCGAGAGAGACAGGAGTGAGGAACTGTTTCAGCTGTACCACACCAGCCATGGAGTCAATATTGCCATGGCATTCAAGTACCTGGCCTACCGCTACAAATTAATGGGAGATACCAAGTACCTGGAGACACTGAGGAATGGGAAAAAGAAGCTCATGGAGTACCATGGGCAAGGTAATGGAATGTATGGTTGTGATGAGCATCTCAGTGGACGTGAGCCCAGTCAGGGAACTGAGCTCTGTACGGTGGTAGAATTGCTCTATAGCTTGGAGCAAATCATGCAAATCACCAAAGACCTCTCTTGGTCTGATTGGTTTGAACAAGTTGCCTACAATGCACTGCTGACAACCATCTCTGCTGATGGATGCTCTCATCAATACAATCAGCAGGTTAACCAAATAAGCATCACAGTAGCCAAGCGTCAATGGTACAGCAATCATGACGATTCAAATATTTTTGGGCTTGAACCCAACTTTGGATGTTGTACTGCAAATATGCATCAAGGTTGGCCGAAATTTGTGCAGAACCTCTGGATGAAGGATGGCCAAGGGTATGTCTGTATCAGCTATGCTCCAATCCAGCTACATGACCAGGAAGTTACGGTCACCGTCACAGGGGAATATCCGTTCTCTGATACAGTGACAATACACATTCACAGTGAAAGACAGACAGCTTTTCCCATTACCCTCACGGTTCCCTCATGGGCTACTTCCATGGATATTACCATGGATGGAAGACCCATGCATGCCTCAACCAAAAACCACCAGATTCAACTGACAGAAACCTGGGCTGACCAGACATTGGAAATTCACTTTGGTGCAGATATCAGAATTGAGGAGACTGCACAAGGAATCTTTGTCTATCGGGGGCCTCTGCTCTATGCACTACCGATCGAGGCAGAGGAGAGTATTCTGGTAGAACGGGGTAGATTCAGCGACAAGGAGTTCAGACCTACCCAGGCATGGAATTATGGGCTTCTGCTCTCCAAGAGGGATGAATGGACATTCACGTACCAGGAGATGACGATTGAGAATCGAGGAGTTTCACATATACCTACCATCAAGGCCAAGGGTGCCTTGATACGGAACTGGGGCATAGAACACAACAGTGCTGGGAAAGTACCAACTGGCAATGTGCAGCATGATGATGAGAGTACTGAAGACTTGATACTTATACCCTATGGACTTACCACCCTTCGTATTGCTGCATTCCCTGCCTTGTATTGA
- a CDS encoding ImmA/IrrE family metallo-endopeptidase, whose product MKSVQSTVPTGNVIKNYLDAYHLTQKELSTRTGISEKHLSHLLNGTSRLTEEVALKLEKVLTPVPASYWLQYETKYREAGAREQEPVYSYSKQALQEIAKRFHFKEVFGDLGWNLEKQATEMLSLLQISDFSQFEPTYAALSVSFMEDGGSLEPIAIWLNLCREELEIQNEDLSLSYSARKLEKTLNELKHIAYEGNASNSLLHARKLLNALGIYLVIYPAISNSKVRGALTTYKGNPAIYLSLRYKTHDHAWFALMHEIGHLLLHYESKRTIISCEQDEANTESQETEANQFAETFFLDTTAYEAFCNNKIFSHAEVRAFAETQHVHPGIVVSRLQHEQIISYSHLNTLKSKITLIEA is encoded by the coding sequence ATGAAGAGTGTACAATCCACTGTCCCAACTGGGAATGTCATTAAAAACTATCTCGATGCATATCACCTGACCCAAAAGGAGTTATCAACCAGGACAGGAATCAGCGAGAAACATCTGTCCCACCTCTTGAATGGAACCAGCAGACTTACAGAAGAGGTGGCACTCAAATTGGAGAAGGTGCTCACGCCGGTCCCGGCATCGTACTGGTTGCAGTATGAAACCAAGTATCGGGAGGCCGGAGCTCGAGAACAAGAACCAGTGTATTCATACAGCAAGCAAGCATTACAGGAAATTGCGAAGCGATTCCATTTCAAAGAAGTTTTTGGAGATCTTGGTTGGAATCTTGAGAAGCAAGCAACTGAAATGCTCTCACTTCTTCAAATCAGTGACTTCTCTCAATTCGAACCTACCTATGCAGCTCTTTCGGTATCATTCATGGAAGATGGAGGGTCATTGGAACCAATTGCAATCTGGCTGAATCTCTGTCGAGAAGAACTGGAAATTCAGAATGAGGACCTCTCCCTGAGCTATTCAGCGAGAAAGCTGGAAAAAACACTCAACGAACTTAAGCATATTGCCTATGAAGGGAATGCCTCTAATTCGTTGCTTCACGCCCGCAAACTTCTCAATGCATTGGGTATCTATCTGGTGATTTATCCTGCAATAAGCAACAGCAAGGTTCGTGGAGCGCTTACTACGTACAAAGGAAACCCTGCAATCTATCTCAGCCTTCGATACAAGACACATGACCATGCTTGGTTCGCACTCATGCATGAAATTGGTCACTTGTTATTACACTATGAAAGCAAGCGTACCATCATTTCTTGTGAACAAGATGAAGCAAACACTGAATCGCAAGAAACCGAAGCCAATCAATTCGCCGAAACCTTCTTTCTTGATACAACCGCCTATGAAGCATTTTGCAATAACAAGATATTCTCTCATGCAGAGGTAAGAGCGTTTGCAGAAACACAGCATGTACATCCTGGTATTGTGGTATCTCGGCTACAACATGAGCAAATCATCTCATACAGTCATCTTAATACACTTAAAAGTAAGATTACCCTGATAGAAGCCTAG
- a CDS encoding XRE family transcriptional regulator — protein sequence MFGERFGRARSASGLSMKELGDSVGVSANMIKKYEHGESMPSSPVLIRLAKTLGVKSEYFFRPNTIVLGEIQYRKRASLPKKTLHKIEAEVLDQAERWMELKNLWPNFPIDSPNLDLPANILHSYEDIEMYANTIREKWGLGSQSITDLTALLEEHGYIVIMISYTTEGMCDGLQAVIEDMPIIVCQNNGDGIRQRFTMAHELAHHLLSGLLDSNLDEERCCHRFAGALLLPLESLKREIGEKRHTLEIAELYHLKHRYGISMQACIRRAFDTGIISQTEYTKVCKLFSSRGWRKQEPGEPYQLEKTSLFTRLVYRALGEHLIGESKAAELLGKNLMEFHADRFMGKE from the coding sequence ATGTTTGGAGAACGTTTTGGACGTGCTCGCTCTGCTTCCGGATTATCAATGAAGGAACTTGGAGACAGCGTTGGTGTCAGTGCAAATATGATCAAAAAATATGAACATGGAGAAAGCATGCCTTCCTCTCCAGTGCTCATTCGTCTCGCAAAAACTCTAGGGGTAAAAAGTGAGTACTTTTTCCGACCAAATACGATAGTACTGGGTGAGATACAGTATAGGAAAAGAGCATCCCTTCCAAAGAAGACATTACACAAGATAGAAGCTGAAGTATTAGATCAAGCAGAACGTTGGATGGAGCTCAAGAACCTCTGGCCAAACTTTCCGATTGATTCACCTAATTTGGACCTACCGGCAAATATCCTGCATTCCTATGAAGATATAGAAATGTATGCAAATACCATCCGTGAGAAATGGGGACTTGGGTCACAAAGCATTACTGATCTTACGGCTCTTCTGGAAGAACATGGGTATATAGTCATTATGATTTCATATACGACTGAAGGCATGTGCGATGGATTACAAGCAGTAATTGAGGACATGCCAATCATTGTGTGCCAAAACAATGGGGATGGAATACGCCAACGATTCACGATGGCACATGAACTTGCACATCATCTTTTATCAGGTTTGTTGGATAGTAATCTTGATGAAGAGCGCTGTTGCCATCGTTTTGCAGGAGCCCTTCTTCTTCCACTCGAATCACTTAAGAGAGAGATTGGAGAGAAAAGGCATACCTTGGAGATAGCTGAGCTCTACCATCTGAAACATCGTTACGGCATCAGCATGCAAGCTTGTATAAGAAGGGCTTTCGATACAGGGATCATATCACAAACTGAATACACGAAGGTATGTAAATTATTTTCCTCAAGAGGTTGGAGAAAACAAGAACCGGGAGAACCATACCAACTGGAAAAGACTTCCCTCTTTACCAGACTCGTGTATCGTGCTCTTGGAGAACACCTCATTGGAGAATCGAAAGCTGCAGAATTACTAGGAAAGAACTTGATGGAGTTCCATGCGGATAGGTTTATGGGAAAAGAGTGA
- a CDS encoding sugar ABC transporter permease encodes MRTNNKGIQYVLPVAVLLIIFFLVPLVNVIKMSMMEWAILGESTFVGLSNYLKTFQAKEFWASMGNTTIYSLLVTPMIFFPAMLFALLLSKPSRVSSLFRTLLFIPCAISLVASSYIWSWILSDTYGILNYLLKVSGILNEGKNWLGSTWSARLWISISVAWKTLGFSMVILLAGLSSISPSITEAAKIDGAGNPRIFFSITLPLIRPTLALALIMSVAGSFKGFDQFVIMTGGGPMRTTQSIIMYINKIAFDFYDLGGSAAISVIFLVVLVTLSYYQNKLGGYGND; translated from the coding sequence ATGCGAACTAACAATAAAGGCATACAGTACGTTCTCCCGGTAGCTGTACTCCTGATAATTTTCTTTCTGGTGCCCCTGGTCAATGTCATCAAGATGAGCATGATGGAGTGGGCAATCCTTGGAGAGAGTACCTTCGTGGGGCTCTCGAATTACCTGAAGACCTTCCAGGCAAAAGAGTTTTGGGCTTCCATGGGAAATACCACCATCTACAGCCTCTTGGTCACCCCGATGATCTTCTTCCCTGCAATGCTTTTTGCACTCTTACTCAGTAAACCAAGCAGAGTTTCCTCTCTCTTCAGGACCCTGCTCTTTATCCCCTGTGCAATATCCCTGGTTGCATCCAGCTATATCTGGTCGTGGATACTCAGCGATACCTACGGGATTCTCAACTACCTGCTGAAGGTATCAGGCATACTCAACGAAGGAAAGAACTGGCTAGGCTCCACATGGTCTGCAAGGCTCTGGATCAGCATCTCAGTTGCATGGAAAACCCTTGGGTTCTCCATGGTCATCCTGCTTGCAGGACTTTCCTCAATCTCCCCATCCATTACTGAGGCTGCCAAAATTGATGGAGCAGGCAACCCACGAATCTTCTTTTCCATCACTCTCCCCCTGATCCGCCCAACGCTGGCGCTGGCCTTGATCATGTCTGTTGCTGGTTCATTCAAGGGATTCGACCAGTTTGTGATTATGACAGGCGGAGGTCCTATGAGGACCACACAAAGCATCATCATGTACATAAACAAAATTGCTTTCGACTTCTATGACCTTGGTGGAAGTGCAGCCATTTCTGTTATCTTTCTCGTAGTCCTTGTCACACTCAGCTACTACCAGAACAAGTTAGGAGGGTACGGCAATGACTAA
- a CDS encoding nucleotidyl transferase AbiEii/AbiGii toxin family protein, which translates to MKKEIEKMLEFYHVNSPRDSVNALKEIVQEVVLQVLSQTDFFAHAAFYGGTALRIFYGLDRYSEDLDFSLKNKNVDFSLGRYLPFLERGLNSYGFEMEAVQKAKMQPTNIQSAFLKGNTLIHLLQIAALSPPVSGVPSNELIKIKIEIDSNPPIGAAYERKYRLLPQPYSVYLYDKPSLFAGKLHALLCRNWKSRDKGRDFYDYIWYLQNQIPVNITHLEARMRQSGHWQGSQLLSYETLLSLLNERFAAVDYRGIKEDVIPFLHTTNSLELWDEAFFTSITREFLRIA; encoded by the coding sequence ATGAAGAAAGAAATAGAGAAGATGCTGGAATTCTATCATGTTAATTCTCCTAGAGATTCGGTTAATGCTTTGAAGGAAATTGTTCAGGAAGTGGTCTTACAAGTCCTTTCGCAGACAGATTTCTTTGCTCATGCAGCTTTCTATGGGGGAACAGCATTGAGAATATTTTATGGGTTGGATCGTTATTCTGAAGATTTGGATTTTTCATTGAAGAATAAAAATGTAGATTTTTCTTTGGGGAGGTATCTTCCCTTCCTTGAGCGTGGCTTAAATTCATATGGGTTTGAAATGGAGGCGGTTCAGAAAGCCAAAATGCAACCTACGAATATTCAGTCGGCATTTTTGAAAGGAAATACCCTCATTCATCTACTACAAATTGCTGCTCTTTCTCCTCCCGTTTCGGGTGTGCCAAGTAATGAATTGATTAAAATCAAGATAGAGATAGACAGCAATCCGCCCATTGGTGCAGCATATGAAAGAAAATATCGACTATTACCGCAACCATATTCAGTATATCTCTATGATAAACCTTCTCTCTTTGCCGGAAAGTTGCATGCTCTCCTCTGTAGAAACTGGAAATCCAGGGATAAGGGAAGAGATTTCTATGACTACATATGGTATCTTCAGAATCAAATTCCTGTAAATATCACACATCTAGAAGCACGCATGAGGCAATCAGGGCATTGGCAAGGAAGCCAGTTGCTTTCATATGAAACCCTTTTAAGCCTGCTTAATGAACGGTTTGCTGCTGTTGACTACAGAGGGATCAAAGAGGATGTTATTCCGTTTCTTCATACCACCAATTCTCTTGAACTATGGGATGAAGCATTCTTTACCTCCATTACCCGGGAGTTCCTGAGAATTGCATGA
- a CDS encoding carbohydrate ABC transporter permease, with product MTKRFPHTGKRLLGSILLTIMIVVFLFPIYWNLITALKPSTELLDYPPQLFPFHPTFEQLQKLFAAGDGVFLTYCKNTLIMSISTIVLVVLLSIYCAYGLAILPFKGSRLFFLLVLSVFMIPFQSLLVPLYDQLTKMRLFNTKLGIILIYSTFFLPFCVFMLKNSFSQLPIALRESAKIDGASDRFILWKIYVPLSIPSIISCIVYLFIETWNDFVLSFVFSSSDSVKTIQVGIMNFGKQRFQSDWGIINAGTLVSIIPTILLFLFLQKYYLQGLTTGAIKE from the coding sequence ATGACTAAGAGATTCCCACATACAGGCAAGAGACTGCTCGGTAGCATCCTCCTAACGATCATGATTGTGGTTTTCTTGTTCCCCATCTACTGGAACCTCATTACCGCTCTCAAGCCCTCTACGGAACTGTTGGACTACCCTCCCCAACTGTTTCCCTTCCACCCGACATTTGAACAGCTTCAAAAACTATTTGCTGCAGGGGATGGTGTCTTTCTTACCTACTGTAAAAACACGTTGATCATGAGCATCTCAACCATTGTGTTGGTTGTGCTACTCAGTATTTACTGTGCCTATGGCCTGGCAATCCTTCCCTTCAAGGGCTCCCGGTTGTTCTTTCTCCTGGTCCTCTCTGTCTTTATGATTCCCTTCCAGTCCCTCCTGGTCCCCCTGTATGACCAGCTGACCAAAATGCGCCTATTCAATACGAAACTGGGAATCATCTTGATCTATTCGACCTTCTTTCTGCCGTTCTGCGTCTTTATGCTGAAAAACTCATTCTCCCAGTTGCCGATAGCCTTGCGTGAAAGTGCCAAGATCGATGGTGCTTCTGATAGATTCATCCTCTGGAAAATATATGTACCCCTCAGCATTCCCTCGATTATTTCCTGTATTGTGTACCTCTTCATTGAGACTTGGAATGACTTTGTGCTCTCCTTTGTGTTCAGCAGCTCCGATTCAGTGAAGACCATCCAGGTAGGAATCATGAACTTTGGTAAACAACGGTTCCAGAGTGATTGGGGTATTATCAACGCAGGTACACTGGTGAGCATCATTCCCACCATACTTCTCTTTCTCTTCCTTCAGAAATATTACCTACAAGGGTTAACGACAGGAGCAATCAAAGAATGA